The following are from one region of the Hydrogenimonas sp. SS33 genome:
- a CDS encoding Hpt domain-containing protein — MGIRTTLEQNYDYDIVDEFLDHFDVMTEVMEPAIISLENPKVREEKINELFRIFHNIKSASGFLKLERIHLLAELAEEVMEKLRSGEREVTPEIVDWLLLVNDQLRTWYRQIADDEALGDTDVRILQLP, encoded by the coding sequence TTGGGTATTCGCACGACACTCGAACAGAACTATGACTACGATATCGTCGACGAGTTCCTGGACCATTTCGATGTCATGACCGAAGTGATGGAGCCTGCGATCATCTCCCTGGAAAATCCGAAGGTGAGGGAAGAGAAGATCAACGAGCTGTTTCGCATTTTCCACAACATCAAATCGGCCAGCGGTTTTTTGAAGCTGGAACGCATCCATCTGCTGGCGGAACTGGCGGAGGAGGTGATGGAGAAGCTCCGCTCCGGCGAAAGGGAGGTGACCCCCGAAATCGTCGACTGGCTGCTGCTGGTCAACGACCAGCTGCGCACCTGGTACCGGCAGATCGCCGATGACGAAGCGCTGGGCGATACCGATGTGCGCATACTTCAACTTCCCTGA
- the trpA gene encoding tryptophan synthase subunit alpha, protein MKKLVAYITTGYPDKNFTVDLALALKEAGVDSLELGIPFSDPVADGPVIEAANLFALQKGFKIADLLEVSEKIAPEIDTLWMGYFNPFYHKGIDFFLGKAEAYGVSGFIIPDLPHEEAQAYRKAFDDKGVALIEFVAPTDSRERIAQIVGNAKKFIYMVAYAGITGADKSESLEPVIAAVREHTDTPLYIGFGVNEKTAKEKAKGVDGVIVGSAFVKILLKENLTNSQKIDKISTLARSIKEMINE, encoded by the coding sequence TTGAAAAAACTCGTCGCCTACATCACCACCGGATATCCCGACAAGAACTTTACCGTCGACCTGGCGCTGGCCCTGAAGGAGGCGGGGGTCGACTCGCTGGAGCTGGGCATTCCCTTCTCCGACCCTGTCGCCGACGGCCCCGTCATCGAAGCGGCCAACCTCTTCGCCCTGCAAAAGGGATTCAAAATCGCCGACCTGCTGGAGGTGAGCGAAAAAATCGCCCCCGAAATCGACACCCTCTGGATGGGCTACTTCAACCCCTTCTACCATAAAGGGATCGACTTTTTTTTGGGCAAAGCCGAGGCCTACGGCGTCAGCGGCTTCATCATTCCCGACCTTCCCCACGAAGAGGCGCAGGCCTATCGGAAGGCCTTCGACGACAAAGGGGTCGCCCTCATCGAATTCGTCGCCCCCACCGACAGCCGGGAGCGGATCGCGCAGATCGTGGGGAATGCGAAGAAGTTCATCTATATGGTCGCCTATGCCGGCATCACCGGCGCCGACAAGAGCGAGTCGCTCGAACCGGTCATCGCAGCGGTACGGGAGCATACCGACACGCCGCTTTACATCGGGTTCGGCGTCAATGAAAAGACGGCGAAAGAGAAGGCCAAAGGGGTCGACGGCGTCATCGTCGGAAGCGCTTTCGTCAAGATTTTGCTTAAAGAAAACTTGACAAACAGCCAGAAGATTGATAAGATATCCACGCTTGCCCGTTCGATCAAAGAGATGATCAACGAGTGA
- a CDS encoding rhodanese-like domain-containing protein — MKKTTIFVITALVAAVGYYLYLTGAIFANFESVAPHQAFEKMKEKNVAILDVRTPSEYQQGHIAGAKLIPVQNLKSRLDELKPLQGKRVLVYCRSGHRSAIASRILADNGFKPLNIKGGINRWVAEGLPVSR; from the coding sequence ATGAAAAAAACGACGATATTCGTCATCACGGCCCTCGTGGCCGCGGTGGGTTACTACCTCTACCTCACCGGTGCCATTTTCGCCAACTTCGAGAGTGTCGCGCCCCATCAGGCTTTCGAGAAGATGAAAGAGAAAAATGTGGCCATTCTCGATGTCAGGACCCCGTCCGAGTATCAGCAGGGCCATATCGCCGGGGCGAAACTGATTCCCGTGCAGAACCTCAAATCGCGACTGGACGAGTTGAAACCTCTGCAGGGAAAGAGGGTCCTGGTCTATTGCCGAAGCGGCCATCGCAGTGCCATCGCTTCCAGGATTCTCGCCGACAACGGGTTCAAACCGCTCAACATCAAAGGGGGCATCAACCGATGGGTCGCGGAGGGGCTGCCGGTGAGCCGATAG
- a CDS encoding OprD family outer membrane porin: MRKTVAFLLLGLIFLPAALPAADTSKVPKRILKANRTLIYKMLPPEVETLDDFLTKGVFYGRLRMNTFRWDWKEETPVTRDNWAAGLGASLTYKSPCWYGFGFTLDGYTSQNPRHMDREDIPFLKAGKDALSRHDVFANGDYQMNVMAQAYAEYRLSKTRIRWGRQKFESFLTKSNDTKMIPNTFQGVSLVSKDLPKHIFKLAWFSRQKLRDHTRFHDVLTFADGPLDGLERTEKLVAVWSNNDDSGMHRGLSWSNYEKAGESTRHDLLVAEVWSMAAPHLKAMVNYTAVPNVLSSATGEAYYTFSLSDYIVVPGVRYMHQFDNGGGAIGGASLTGLLASGGEDGGYNDPDSLEGWLAAARIDVKRKEAPWRVRLAYSRVGDEADIVAPWRGFPTGGYTRAMGQYNWFANTKTWLLRGDYDMTKAGLVPGLSLMAQVAVEDYDQDKSVIKSGNTVYLQPSDRTVLHLDAIERFPKWPGLEARLRMAFVDADRVSGRDPSYNEYRFELNYLF; the protein is encoded by the coding sequence ATGAGAAAAACCGTCGCGTTTCTCCTCTTGGGTTTGATTTTTTTACCTGCCGCTCTGCCGGCTGCCGATACTTCCAAAGTGCCGAAACGGATTCTCAAAGCCAACCGGACCCTCATATACAAAATGTTGCCACCCGAAGTGGAAACTCTGGACGATTTCCTGACCAAAGGGGTCTTTTACGGCCGATTGCGCATGAATACGTTCCGTTGGGACTGGAAAGAGGAGACACCGGTCACCCGTGACAACTGGGCGGCGGGTTTGGGTGCCAGCCTGACCTACAAGTCGCCCTGCTGGTACGGGTTCGGCTTTACGCTGGACGGCTACACGAGCCAGAACCCCCGGCACATGGACAGAGAGGATATTCCCTTTCTCAAAGCGGGTAAGGATGCGCTGAGCCGACACGACGTCTTCGCGAACGGGGACTATCAGATGAACGTGATGGCCCAGGCCTATGCGGAGTACAGGCTCTCCAAAACGCGCATCAGGTGGGGACGGCAGAAGTTCGAGAGTTTTCTGACCAAAAGCAACGACACGAAGATGATCCCCAACACTTTCCAGGGGGTCTCTCTCGTCTCCAAGGACCTGCCCAAACACATTTTCAAGCTGGCGTGGTTCTCCCGTCAGAAACTGCGGGACCATACCCGTTTTCACGACGTGCTGACATTTGCCGACGGTCCGCTGGACGGGCTGGAGAGGACGGAGAAGCTGGTCGCTGTCTGGTCCAACAACGACGATTCTGGCATGCACCGGGGCCTCTCCTGGAGCAACTATGAAAAAGCGGGGGAGTCGACCCGTCACGACCTTCTGGTGGCGGAGGTGTGGAGCATGGCGGCCCCCCATCTCAAGGCGATGGTCAACTACACCGCCGTGCCCAATGTTCTCTCCTCGGCGACCGGGGAAGCCTACTACACCTTTTCCCTCTCCGACTACATCGTCGTCCCGGGTGTGCGCTACATGCATCAGTTCGACAACGGCGGCGGGGCGATCGGCGGGGCGAGCCTGACGGGGCTCCTCGCTTCCGGCGGTGAGGACGGGGGTTACAATGACCCCGACTCCCTGGAGGGGTGGCTCGCCGCGGCCCGTATCGACGTGAAACGCAAAGAGGCCCCCTGGCGGGTCCGGCTCGCCTACTCGCGGGTCGGGGACGAGGCCGACATCGTCGCCCCCTGGCGGGGGTTCCCCACCGGCGGCTACACCCGGGCGATGGGGCAGTACAACTGGTTCGCCAACACCAAAACCTGGCTGCTTCGGGGCGACTACGACATGACAAAAGCGGGCCTGGTGCCCGGGCTGAGCCTCATGGCCCAGGTGGCCGTCGAAGATTACGACCAGGATAAAAGCGTCATCAAAAGCGGCAACACGGTCTACCTGCAGCCCTCCGACCGGACGGTGCTGCACCTGGACGCCATCGAACGTTTTCCGAAGTGGCCGGGGCTCGAAGCCCGCCTGCGCATGGCTTTTGTCGATGCCGACCGCGTCAGCGGGCGTGACCCCTCCTACAACGAATACCGTTTCGAACTCAACTATCTCTTTTAG
- the upp gene encoding uracil phosphoribosyltransferase: MIHESASPLVKHLVNRLRDSRTDAFTFRWLLKEIAKQLLAEACDALPQAEREVPTWQGGFAGRFIEEHDIVCVSILRAALPMQEGVLELLGGAAGGFLAMKRDETTHESRLYYDRIPELSGKSVILVDPMVATGGSLHDALALLKKRAPEKIVTLNVIGAKEGVERIGQSFPDVSVHIARIDPLLNKDAYIVPGLGDAGDRAYNT; the protein is encoded by the coding sequence ATGATTCATGAAAGTGCGTCTCCACTTGTCAAGCATCTCGTCAACCGCCTGCGGGACAGCCGCACCGATGCTTTCACTTTCCGGTGGCTCCTGAAAGAGATCGCCAAACAGCTCCTCGCCGAAGCCTGTGACGCTTTGCCGCAGGCAGAAAGAGAGGTCCCTACGTGGCAGGGCGGTTTTGCCGGGCGTTTCATAGAGGAGCATGACATCGTCTGTGTCTCCATCCTCCGTGCCGCCCTTCCGATGCAGGAGGGGGTGCTGGAGCTTCTGGGCGGCGCAGCGGGCGGTTTTTTGGCCATGAAAAGGGATGAAACGACCCACGAGAGCAGGCTTTACTATGACCGGATTCCCGAACTTTCAGGCAAATCGGTGATTCTCGTCGACCCGATGGTCGCCACCGGTGGCTCTCTTCATGACGCCCTGGCGCTTCTGAAGAAAAGGGCCCCCGAAAAGATTGTGACGCTCAACGTCATCGGGGCGAAGGAGGGTGTCGAACGCATCGGTCAAAGCTTTCCCGACGTGTCGGTGCATATCGCCCGGATCGATCCCCTTCTCAACAAAGACGCCTATATCGTCCCCGGTCTGGGAGATGCGGGGGACCGTGCGTACAACACCTAA
- a CDS encoding aminodeoxychorismate synthase component I produces MADGFAEISRLAARGTPFLFIVSYDKSDIIVRPLNDLRGIRFFIKNMPGIGNRKPGTGEQNFPLPTSHFSLRKKPVPFSQYKKAFDRVIEEIRAGNTYLLNLTFPTPVETDLTLEKIYDVANAPFKLLVPERFVCFTPEPFIRIENGTISTYPMKGTIDAALPDAEAKILADEKEMAEHVMVVDLLRNDLGIVGSNVRVERFRYIDKIVTSDKTLLQVSSRITARLTPDWPRRLGEILDRMLPAGSITGTPKKRTCEIIGSVESHDRGFFTGIFGVFDGSNLQSAVMIRYIEKGEKGLVYKSGGGITIDSDARAEYEEMIDKVYLPL; encoded by the coding sequence ATGGCTGACGGCTTCGCCGAAATCTCCCGCCTAGCCGCCAGGGGCACTCCCTTTCTCTTCATCGTCTCCTACGACAAGAGCGATATTATCGTCAGGCCCCTTAACGACTTACGGGGCATCCGTTTTTTTATAAAGAATATGCCGGGAATCGGGAACCGGAAACCGGGAACCGGAGAACAAAATTTCCCACTTCCCACTTCTCACTTCTCACTCCGAAAAAAGCCGGTCCCTTTTTCACAATACAAAAAGGCCTTCGACCGCGTCATCGAAGAGATCAGAGCCGGCAACACCTACCTTCTCAACCTCACCTTTCCCACCCCAGTGGAAACGGACCTCACCCTCGAAAAGATCTACGACGTCGCCAACGCCCCGTTCAAACTGCTGGTGCCGGAGCGCTTCGTCTGCTTCACCCCGGAACCTTTCATCCGCATCGAAAACGGCACCATCTCCACCTACCCCATGAAGGGGACCATCGACGCCGCCCTGCCCGATGCCGAGGCAAAAATACTGGCCGACGAGAAGGAGATGGCGGAGCATGTCATGGTCGTCGACCTGCTTCGCAACGACCTGGGCATCGTCGGCAGCAACGTGCGGGTCGAACGTTTCCGCTATATCGACAAAATCGTCACTTCCGACAAAACCCTCCTGCAGGTCAGCTCCCGCATCACCGCCAGGCTCACTCCGGACTGGCCCCGACGCCTCGGCGAGATCCTCGACCGAATGCTTCCCGCCGGATCCATCACCGGCACCCCGAAAAAGCGTACCTGCGAAATCATCGGCTCCGTCGAAAGCCACGATAGGGGCTTCTTCACCGGCATCTTCGGCGTTTTCGACGGCAGCAACCTCCAAAGCGCCGTCATGATCCGCTACATCGAAAAAGGGGAGAAGGGGCTGGTCTACAAAAGCGGAGGGGGCATCACCATCGACAGCGACGCCCGTGCGGAGTATGAAGAGATGATAGACAAAGTCTATCTTCCCCTCTAA
- a CDS encoding aspartate carbamoyltransferase catalytic subunit, with the protein MRHLITTDDLTKEEIETLFADAESFLKTPPPKLLQNRLIITLFFENSTRTRSSFEIAAKRLGADVVHLDVAKSSTKKGETLYDTAANLNAMGPDAIIVRHAQSGTPYQISRHVDCAIFNAGDGAHAHPSQALLDLFTIRKHFGGDIAGKRIAIVGDIKNSRVANSNMRLLPRFGMEIVLVAPPHFLPTATPFATTTRLEEVLDEVDVVMSLRTQTERHAHPIYASLKDYAGDYCITKERIGERNILLLHPGPVHRNIDIDDAMLADPRCKVLEQVRNGVAVRMAALKKLILANG; encoded by the coding sequence ATGCGGCATCTCATCACCACCGACGACCTGACGAAGGAAGAGATAGAGACCCTTTTTGCCGATGCCGAAAGCTTTCTGAAAACGCCGCCGCCCAAACTGTTGCAAAACCGCCTCATCATCACCCTCTTTTTCGAAAACTCCACCCGCACCCGCAGCAGTTTCGAGATCGCCGCGAAGCGGCTGGGGGCCGATGTGGTCCATCTCGATGTCGCCAAAAGTTCCACCAAAAAAGGGGAGACCCTCTACGACACGGCCGCCAATCTCAACGCCATGGGCCCCGACGCCATCATCGTCCGCCACGCCCAAAGCGGCACCCCTTACCAGATCTCCCGCCACGTCGACTGTGCCATCTTCAATGCCGGCGACGGCGCCCATGCCCACCCCAGCCAGGCGCTGCTGGACCTCTTTACCATCCGCAAGCACTTCGGCGGCGACATCGCCGGCAAGCGCATCGCCATCGTCGGGGATATCAAAAACTCCCGCGTTGCAAACTCCAACATGCGCCTCCTGCCCCGCTTCGGCATGGAGATCGTCCTGGTGGCGCCGCCCCACTTTCTGCCCACCGCCACCCCTTTTGCCACCACGACCCGACTCGAAGAGGTTCTGGACGAGGTGGATGTCGTCATGAGCCTCCGCACCCAGACCGAACGGCACGCCCACCCCATCTACGCCAGCCTCAAAGATTACGCCGGCGACTACTGCATCACCAAAGAGCGCATCGGCGAGCGTAACATTCTTTTGCTGCATCCAGGCCCTGTGCACCGCAATATCGACATCGACGACGCCATGCTGGCCGACCCCCGCTGCAAAGTGCTCGAACAGGTCAGAAACGGCGTCGCCGTCCGCATGGCTGCCCTGAAAAAACTGATCCTCGCCAATGGCTGA
- a CDS encoding UPF0323 family lipoprotein → MKHYIKKISTYAMAGSMGALAMVAMSGCERKPAGESDAFTRASQKQGAFVVIDEVAPGRYRIAEEYPADTTRVILRKLDGTEKILSKEELDALVKEEAAKIDAGESPLTNPQLSGGGLSLGEAILASAAGAIIGSWIGSKLFNNPNYQRTRQRSYKSPSAYRRSVDSFSKAKRSPTSSTRRSTRSGFFGGGSRSGSRSTFGGFGG, encoded by the coding sequence GTGAAACACTACATCAAAAAGATTTCTACCTATGCGATGGCGGGGTCGATGGGGGCGTTGGCGATGGTGGCGATGAGCGGGTGCGAGCGCAAGCCGGCGGGAGAGTCCGACGCCTTTACCCGGGCGAGCCAGAAGCAGGGGGCCTTCGTCGTCATCGACGAGGTGGCGCCGGGGCGGTACAGGATCGCCGAGGAGTACCCGGCGGATACGACCCGGGTCATCCTGCGCAAACTGGACGGGACGGAGAAGATACTGAGCAAAGAGGAGCTCGATGCCCTGGTCAAGGAGGAGGCGGCGAAAATCGACGCGGGGGAGTCCCCCCTGACCAACCCTCAGCTCTCCGGCGGCGGACTGAGCCTGGGGGAGGCGATCCTGGCGTCGGCGGCGGGGGCGATCATCGGCAGCTGGATCGGCAGCAAGCTCTTCAACAACCCCAACTACCAGCGCACCCGCCAGCGAAGCTACAAGTCGCCGTCGGCCTACCGGCGCAGCGTCGACAGCTTCAGCAAGGCCAAAAGAAGCCCGACCTCCTCCACGCGGCGCTCCACCCGTTCCGGTTTCTTCGGGGGCGGCAGCCGCAGCGGGTCGCGCTCCACTTTCGGCGGGTTCGGCGGCTGA